From Streptomyces yatensis, one genomic window encodes:
- a CDS encoding dihydrofolate reductase family protein: MRKITASLFISLDGVVEAPDQWHFPYFNDEMGAAVDASFATADTLLLGRKTYDSFAGAWPGREAEGGEDAGFAKKLGDARKIVASRQDLTFTWRNSELLKGELADAVTALKREPGGDIALSGSVSVVRQLLAHGLLDELHLLVHPIAVRKGMRLFDEADTTVPLRLLSSATFRTGVLHLVYALAEPTGDATYDDAKVHLPRDDQ, translated from the coding sequence ATGAGGAAGATCACCGCCAGCCTGTTCATCTCGCTCGACGGGGTCGTGGAAGCTCCCGACCAGTGGCACTTCCCCTATTTCAACGACGAGATGGGCGCCGCCGTCGACGCGTCCTTCGCCACGGCCGACACCCTCCTCCTGGGCCGTAAGACCTACGACAGCTTCGCCGGCGCGTGGCCCGGCCGTGAGGCGGAGGGCGGCGAGGACGCCGGTTTCGCCAAGAAGCTCGGCGACGCCCGCAAGATCGTCGCCTCCCGCCAGGATCTGACGTTCACCTGGCGGAACTCCGAACTGCTCAAGGGAGAGCTGGCCGACGCCGTCACCGCGCTGAAGCGCGAACCGGGCGGGGACATCGCCCTCAGCGGCTCGGTCTCCGTCGTCCGGCAGCTCCTGGCGCACGGCCTGCTGGACGAGTTGCACCTGCTGGTGCACCCGATCGCCGTCCGCAAGGGCATGCGGCTGTTCGACGAGGCCGACACCACGGTCCCGCTGAGACTGCTGTCCTCCGCGACCTTCCGCACCGGCGTGCTGCACCTGGTCTACGCGCTGGCCGAGCCGACGGGCGACGCGACGTACGACGACGCCAAGGTCCACCTGCCCCGGGACGACCAGTAG
- a CDS encoding TetR family transcriptional regulator has translation MTMRTVDWTALRPRDEVPAVEGLRERKKRLLRRQLSDTATEMFMERGFDAVRVAEIAEACGVSEKTVFNYFPTKESLVLDLGEATMASLRAILADPGLSPVDAVLKILSSELANITSWLSSQNDPAEAKAMLLRFGMLVGSTPSLRAYQRDTADKQVAVAAEALAQRTGMSSDDPESQIAATALLALWPIQFRALRKHLNRTQTFEELHDAVSADVQRAARLIDVGLNSLETRPEQSEIQTSGPGAP, from the coding sequence ATGACCATGCGCACCGTGGATTGGACGGCCCTGCGCCCGCGTGACGAGGTACCCGCCGTCGAGGGGCTACGGGAGCGTAAGAAACGGCTTCTTCGACGGCAGCTGTCCGACACAGCCACCGAGATGTTCATGGAGAGGGGCTTCGACGCGGTACGGGTCGCCGAGATCGCAGAAGCCTGCGGGGTCTCGGAGAAGACGGTGTTCAACTACTTCCCGACCAAGGAATCCCTCGTCCTCGATCTGGGCGAGGCCACGATGGCCTCGCTGAGAGCCATCCTGGCCGATCCAGGCCTGTCGCCGGTCGACGCGGTGTTGAAGATCCTCTCCAGCGAGCTGGCCAACATCACGTCATGGCTGAGCTCTCAGAACGACCCGGCCGAGGCCAAGGCCATGCTTCTGCGCTTCGGCATGCTGGTGGGATCCACTCCGTCTCTGCGGGCCTATCAGCGCGACACCGCCGACAAGCAAGTCGCCGTAGCCGCCGAAGCCTTGGCCCAGCGAACCGGGATGAGCTCGGACGACCCCGAATCGCAGATCGCCGCAACCGCCCTGCTCGCTCTGTGGCCCATCCAGTTCCGGGCGCTGCGCAAGCACCTGAACCGCACCCAGACCTTCGAAGAACTGCACGACGCCGTGAGTGCCGACGTCCAACGCGCAGCCCGACTCATCGACGTCGGACTCAACTCGCTGGAGACCCGGCCAGAGCAGTCAGAGATTCAGACGTCCGGCCCCGGGGCGCCGTAA
- a CDS encoding SRPBCC family protein codes for MSVIHIVRDYPHPPEKVWRAVTDPELIPLWTATGAGARPAGFATTVGTKFKFIANPKPGWSGVVLCEVLEVREPSLLRYSWQDESGGEVTEVAYRLTPHGSGTRFTYDHTGFTGAGGYFMAKILGTIRTKMLTKGLPAVLNDLDDQGNLRPQSPLDPKRP; via the coding sequence ATGAGCGTCATCCACATCGTCCGCGACTACCCGCATCCACCGGAGAAGGTCTGGCGCGCGGTCACCGATCCGGAGCTGATTCCGCTGTGGACGGCCACCGGCGCCGGCGCTCGGCCAGCGGGCTTCGCCACCACGGTCGGCACCAAGTTCAAGTTCATCGCGAACCCCAAGCCGGGCTGGAGCGGCGTCGTACTGTGCGAGGTGCTGGAGGTACGCGAGCCTTCGCTGCTGCGCTACTCGTGGCAGGACGAAAGCGGTGGCGAGGTCACTGAGGTCGCCTACCGACTCACACCGCACGGCAGCGGAACGCGCTTCACCTACGACCACACCGGCTTCACCGGGGCCGGAGGCTACTTCATGGCCAAGATCCTTGGCACCATCCGCACCAAGATGCTCACCAAGGGGCTGCCTGCGGTGCTGAACGACCTCGACGACCAAGGCAACCTGCGCCCGCAAAGCCCCCTGGATCCCAAGCGGCCCTAA